A segment of the Saccharomyces kudriavzevii IFO 1802 strain IFO1802 genome assembly, chromosome: 2 genome:
CACCAAACCTCTGCCGAATCCTGGGGTACTGGTCGTGCCGTCGCTCGTATTCCAAGAGttggtggtggtggtacCGGTAGATCCGGTCAAGGTGCCTTCGGTAACATGTGTCGTGGTGGTCGTATGTTTGCTCCAACTAAGACCTGGAGAAAGTGGAACGTTAAGGTTAACCACAACGAAAAGCGTTACGCCACTGCTTCTGCTATTGCTGCTACTGCCGTTGCCTCTTTGGTCTTGGCCAGAGGTCACAGAGTCGAAAAGATTCCAGAAATCCCATTGGTTGTCTCCACTGACTTGGAATCTGTCCAAAAGACTAAGGACGCCGTTGCTGCTTTGAAGGCTGTTGGTGCTCACTCCGACTTATTGAAGGTCTTGAAgtccaagaaattgagagCCGGTAAGGGTAAGTACAGAAACAGAAGATGGACTCAAAGAAGAGGTCCATTAGTTGTCTACGCTGAAGACAACGGTATTGTCAAGGCTTTGAGAAACGTTCCAGGTGTCGAAACCGCTAACGTTGCTTCTTTGAACTTGTTGCAATTGGCTCCAGGTGCTCACTTGGGTAGATTTGTCATCTGGACTGAAGCTGCCTTCTCCAAGTTGGACCAAGTCTGGGGTTCCGAAACTGTTGCCTCCTCCAAGGTCGGTTACACTTTGCCATCCCACATCATCTCCACTTCTGATGTCACCAGAATCATCAACTCTTCTGAAATCCAATCTGCTGTTAGACCAGCTGGCCAAGCTACTCAAAAGCGTACCCacgttttgaagaagaacccattgaagaacaagCAAATCTTGTTGAGAATGAACCCTTACGCCAAGGTCTTTGCTGCCGAAAAGCTAGGTTCCAAGAAAGCTGAAAAGACCGGTACCAAGCCAGCTGCTGTCTTCaatgaaactttgaagCACGATTAAACTCATTAgtacataaaaaatatttctaattattttctatatacatTAAAAGTTTTCAACTTCGACACCACAGCTCTCAATGAACGCTGAGTTTAAGCATTATTTCAAGGAACGTTTACAGTTACGCGCGCACTGCACCCATGCTCGAGGTTATATATAACGTTCACTCGGCCTTTACTGCTGCATCAACGCAGTGATGGTCATATATAATACACTGCGTAATCATGGGGAAGGGGGGGGAGGAGGGGCTTGCCTATTATTATTGGACATAGACAAAGGCATGCTCCTGTTGGAATGCATGCAACCAGTTGGTTGCATGCAGGTGCTCTTTCACCCACTATCCACCCCTCCGCTCAACCCCACGTTATTGACTACCCCGGTTCCGCTCAATTCGATCTTTTTTGACGCGGCTACGAAGTGGGTTCGAGCAGTCCGCTAACTTAAACTGCTGTGAAAATCATTGGCTGAAAGTGCGCACCATATCAATATGTTTATGTGTTTTTACAACGAGTCCAACTGGAATAATAAAGAACTGTCTTGTCAAGATTCGTCTCTAAATAATTCGCAATTTGCTTCgctttttgaaaacggTTCGTAGTTGTAGTTCGCtacatatataagtattaataatttatcaaaaatgtccCAACAGCTTCCTAATTTATATGGTACAACTACTCCTAGTCCATATAAAGTGTCAAACATCGTAGCACCAATTgcggaaaaaaattggtccGAAACCTCGAGGGATTGTGAGGCAGATTGTGAGAAGACCACGAAGCAAAGGAAGAAAGCGTCCCGCGCCTGTGACCAATGCcggaagaaaagaattaaaTGCAGATTTAATCAACACACCAGAGTTTGTCAAGGATGCTTAGAAGTCGGTGGACACTGCCTATTTCTTAGGGTCCCCTTGAAACGTGGCcctgcaaaaaaaaagactaCTGGAACGTCCAATGAAAGGTCAAGTTCAGATAATGGCCCTCTTGACTGCAGGCTAAGAACTCATTCATATCCAATGAACTTGGGAAACAACCAATTGTCATCGTTTGCTCggaatttttcctttccttCCATCAACAGTTTATTTGTCCCCTCTATGGCAACTCAATCGCAACAATTTTGGAAGGTACCGTATGATGACATTAGGCGCAAAAATTCTCTAGCCACCTTACACAATCATTCACCAATATCTACTGGATTTGGAGAAAATTATCGTCCAGGTCAAAATTCAGGTGTTGTGGAGGAGGGAAAAAGTATTGGAATGCGAGGCACGATGACACCAGTGGAGGGAAAGGGTGGGTATTCATCTAGTGCTGGTTGTCCAGGTTCACAGTCCCctcaatttcaagaaagacgTGATAATCCATATCTTGATCCGTTTACCTCTAGAAGCACCCGTTCAAGTAGTATTTCCTACGCAAGTGACGCTATAATATCGGAGGGTAGCTCACATGATAAAGAGCAATATATGCTGACTCCGAATAGCGTgcattttattgaaaaggaacGGTTAAATTCGTTGACTGCCGGACATAACTGCAAAAGGCTGGACACAGGTGACAATGCTGGTAGATGTGAACATAACCCGACTTGGAAGCCAGTACCTGAATCAAGAGACCACTCTTATTCTActtctgaagaaaaggatcTACTGAATCGTGACGTCACTCTAAATCCGCCTATTTTTAGCACCAAAATACAGCCTGATGAAATctcctttttgaaagttaTAGACATCTActataatttctttcatattAATTTTCCTATAATACCAATCGGCAAGAATAAATTCACCGACATGTTTACTTCTATGAAACCACCAGTAGTTCATGAAATTCTTAAAATTAACAACGAAACTATTCAACATTTCAAAACTGCTCTAGagattttgatattttgtaaaataaaacaaagtaaatcatcttcatcatggTCTCGTGACCATTCGTGCAGTTTTCAAAAGGGCCTGTATTACACCGAGAACTTTCGCAAATGTATAAACGATTGCTTTCTAGGTTTGATGGCtatcaaatcaaaactaAGACAAAATTCCAGGGTTATTCCCTCCAGgatcaaattcatttatttttcggtaattattgttttgaatttcattttGGTACTGACTGGTGATGAAACCCCGTCATTGCTAGGTCCCTCTGTTGCAGTTTTCAAcgaatttcaatttcatagGTTGTTTTT
Coding sequences within it:
- the RPL4A gene encoding 60S ribosomal protein uL4 (similar to Saccharomyces cerevisiae RPL4A (YBR031W) and RPL4B (YDR012W); ancestral locus Anc_3.232); translated protein: MSRPQVTVHSLTGEATANALPLPAVFSAPIRPDIVHTVFTSVNKNKRQAYAVSEKAGHQTSAESWGTGRAVARIPRVGGGGTGRSGQGAFGNMCRGGRMFAPTKTWRKWNVKVNHNEKRYATASAIAATAVASLVLARGHRVEKIPEIPLVVSTDLESVQKTKDAVAALKAVGAHSDLLKVLKSKKLRAGKGKYRNRRWTQRRGPLVVYAEDNGIVKALRNVPGVETANVASLNLLQLAPGAHLGRFVIWTEAAFSKLDQVWGSETVASSKVGYTLPSHIISTSDVTRIINSSEIQSAVRPAGQATQKRTHVLKKNPLKNKQILLRMNPYAKVFAAEKLGSKKAEKTGTKPAAVFNETLKHD
- the EDS1 gene encoding Eds1p (similar to Saccharomyces cerevisiae EDS1 (YBR033W) and RGT1 (YKL038W); ancestral locus Anc_2.547); protein product: MSQQLPNLYGTTTPSPYKVSNIVAPIAEKNWSETSRDCEADCEKTTKQRKKASRACDQCRKKRIKCRFNQHTRVCQGCLEVGGHCLFLRVPLKRGPAKKKTTGTSNERSSSDNGPLDCRLRTHSYPMNLGNNQLSSFARNFSFPSINSLFVPSMATQSQQFWKVPYDDIRRKNSLATLHNHSPISTGFGENYRPGQNSGVVEEGKSIGMRGTMTPVEGKGGYSSSAGCPGSQSPQFQERRDNPYLDPFTSRSTRSSSISYASDAIISEGSSHDKEQYMLTPNSVHFIEKERLNSLTAGHNCKRLDTGDNAGRCEHNPTWKPVPESRDHSYSTSEEKDLLNRDVTLNPPIFSTKIQPDEISFLKVIDIYYNFFHINFPIIPIGKNKFTDMFTSMKPPVVHEILKINNETIQHFKTALEILIFCKIKQSKSSSSWSRDHSCSFQKGLYYTENFRKCINDCFLGLMAIKSKLRQNSRVIPSRIKFIYFSVIIVLNFILVLTGDETPSLLGPSVAVFNEFQFHRLFLPFGNALSMPLLNANENDENDQLDYGLLLKRLYILLYIMDSLQSFRLGQPKLITFDFGSPIDTFFSDKTGHDEFVEQNPTVLNNILQYLKLGEFMTCFVLNRKSLQINSSQNSLAKDQTFCQAIKLENDESDNITSKFQNLLRKKESLINELLAIGQGAQLLESRCNSNSEMNGATEIVCTMINLVSGILDLIVTANPDNSIDLNLRDLSNTYFTTNKEEGLMSPTQYNTSSLVEGEHEYDERKRLRGTVSVFMLPMVEECFNIIHSIGSIPTTLISLYIRNGNRNKTTEMNAKIMMLSTALNELVQITTLFNKLVPFKQKIHVSAKRTNDGIANSTGCFKSVMKELYLGNHETSKYTNVALPDEEGKKMLSKFGDIGWKLMDDSELGCCCRFTN